From Cardiocondyla obscurior isolate alpha-2009 linkage group LG09, Cobs3.1, whole genome shotgun sequence, one genomic window encodes:
- the Schlank gene encoding ceramide synthase 6 isoform X2 translates to MNIFQNISATFWSPDIWLPPNITWDDISPNSDNKYTNFHHLILPLPMAFALLGIRYTLERYWFAPFGRSLSIKNSRSKRAIPNEILEKAYLNKKIKYKQILALAKQLDWSERQVERWLRLRRSQDKPSTLTKFCESCWRCFYYTYSFLYGLVVLWDKSWLWDINNCYYNYPYHPVTSDIWWYYMISMAFYWALSFSQFFDVKRKDFWQMFIHHIATISLMCFSWIGNLTRIGSLVLLVHDCADIFLEAAKMAKYANYQKICDCIFAVFTILWIATRVGVYPFWIIYSTSIKAPKIVPMFPAYYIFNSLLILLLVLHAIWTYLILKIAYRAFNAGQMEGDIRSNSSDEVSETSVNNTPINSTANYINKSNSKPKTH, encoded by the exons atgaatattttccaAAATATATCGGCTACTTTTTGGTCGCCAGATATTTGGTTGCCTCCTAATATTACATGGGATGATATCAGTCCAAATTCAGACAATAAGTATACTAATTTTCATCATTTAATATTGCCCCTGCCTATGGCATTTGCTCTTCTAGGAATAAGATATACTCTTGAAAG GTATTGGTTTGCTCCCTTTGGAAGATCACttagtataaaaaatagtagAAGCAAAAGGGCAATACCCAATGAGATATTAGAAAAGGCATAtcttaataagaaaattaaatataagcaG ATTTTGGCATTGGCTAAACAATTAGATTGGTCTGAAAGGCAAGTGGAGAGATGGTTACGACTGCGTCGCTCTCAAGACAAGCCGTCTACTCTTACGAAATTCTGTGAAAGTTG ttGGAGATGTTTTTATTACACGTATTCATTTCTCTATGGCCTTGTTGTTTTATGGGACAAATCGTGGCTTTGGGACATAAATAactgttattataattacccCTATCATCCTGTTACCAGTGATATATGGTGGTATTATATGATATCAATGGCATTTTATTGGGCATTAAGCTTTTCTCAATTTTTCGATGTGAAAAGGAAAGATTTTTGGCAGATGTTTATTCATCACATAGCTACAATTTCACTTATGTGTTTTTCGTGGATTGGAAATCTTACGAGAATTGGCAGTTTGGTTCTTCTTGTGCACGATTGCGCGGATATATTTTTGGAG gCAGCGAAAATGGccaaatatgcaaattatcaaaaaatttgtGACTGTATATTCGCCGTGTTTACAATTCTCTGGATTGCAACACGTGTTGGAGTGTATCCATTTTGGATAATTTATAG CACATCTATAAAAGCGCCTAAGATAGTACCAATGTTCCCTGCATATTACATCTTTAATTCCTTGTTAATTTTACTACTGGTTCTCCATGCAATTTGGACTTATTTAATCCTTAAGATTGCATACCGCGCTTTCAATGCTGGTCAG ATGGAGGGTGATATTCGCAGTAATAGCAGCGACGAAGTATCCGAGACTTCGGTTAATAATACTCCTATAAACAGTACCGCAAATTACATTAACAAGTCAAACTCAAAACCAAAAACCCACTAA
- the Schlank gene encoding ceramide synthase 6 isoform X1, whose product MEIFLCNFRFNNTSTVTRHRKMNIFQNISATFWSPDIWLPPNITWDDISPNSDNKYTNFHHLILPLPMAFALLGIRYTLERYWFAPFGRSLSIKNSRSKRAIPNEILEKAYLNKKIKYKQILALAKQLDWSERQVERWLRLRRSQDKPSTLTKFCESCWRCFYYTYSFLYGLVVLWDKSWLWDINNCYYNYPYHPVTSDIWWYYMISMAFYWALSFSQFFDVKRKDFWQMFIHHIATISLMCFSWIGNLTRIGSLVLLVHDCADIFLEAAKMAKYANYQKICDCIFAVFTILWIATRVGVYPFWIIYSTSIKAPKIVPMFPAYYIFNSLLILLLVLHAIWTYLILKIAYRAFNAGQMEGDIRSNSSDEVSETSVNNTPINSTANYINKSNSKPKTH is encoded by the exons AtggaaatatttctttgtaattttcGGTTCAATAACACTAGCACAGTGACGA GACAcagaaaaatgaatattttccaAAATATATCGGCTACTTTTTGGTCGCCAGATATTTGGTTGCCTCCTAATATTACATGGGATGATATCAGTCCAAATTCAGACAATAAGTATACTAATTTTCATCATTTAATATTGCCCCTGCCTATGGCATTTGCTCTTCTAGGAATAAGATATACTCTTGAAAG GTATTGGTTTGCTCCCTTTGGAAGATCACttagtataaaaaatagtagAAGCAAAAGGGCAATACCCAATGAGATATTAGAAAAGGCATAtcttaataagaaaattaaatataagcaG ATTTTGGCATTGGCTAAACAATTAGATTGGTCTGAAAGGCAAGTGGAGAGATGGTTACGACTGCGTCGCTCTCAAGACAAGCCGTCTACTCTTACGAAATTCTGTGAAAGTTG ttGGAGATGTTTTTATTACACGTATTCATTTCTCTATGGCCTTGTTGTTTTATGGGACAAATCGTGGCTTTGGGACATAAATAactgttattataattacccCTATCATCCTGTTACCAGTGATATATGGTGGTATTATATGATATCAATGGCATTTTATTGGGCATTAAGCTTTTCTCAATTTTTCGATGTGAAAAGGAAAGATTTTTGGCAGATGTTTATTCATCACATAGCTACAATTTCACTTATGTGTTTTTCGTGGATTGGAAATCTTACGAGAATTGGCAGTTTGGTTCTTCTTGTGCACGATTGCGCGGATATATTTTTGGAG gCAGCGAAAATGGccaaatatgcaaattatcaaaaaatttgtGACTGTATATTCGCCGTGTTTACAATTCTCTGGATTGCAACACGTGTTGGAGTGTATCCATTTTGGATAATTTATAG CACATCTATAAAAGCGCCTAAGATAGTACCAATGTTCCCTGCATATTACATCTTTAATTCCTTGTTAATTTTACTACTGGTTCTCCATGCAATTTGGACTTATTTAATCCTTAAGATTGCATACCGCGCTTTCAATGCTGGTCAG ATGGAGGGTGATATTCGCAGTAATAGCAGCGACGAAGTATCCGAGACTTCGGTTAATAATACTCCTATAAACAGTACCGCAAATTACATTAACAAGTCAAACTCAAAACCAAAAACCCACTAA
- the LOC139105515 gene encoding beta-1,4-glucuronyltransferase 1, which yields MRSLARKLLVWPMLLLSLLVTVRLLFGRDFRLPTTTVLFRDDGGISTLDGSHTNLQQDAGPSGLPVFAPGMYMAGRQPRNESACRWYHGLPDILSYPSSRLRWSPEIGEKSPYRVLPFVLLGAVEVTYSLPQVTLSTHATADQVYGIVELAKRWEGPLSLAVFAPGLDAGLAVAQLDRACRCEPAMYKVSVHLVFPASRPPALSAIGRTQGDCAASDLQLRPAETERRKRQMTYPVNVARNVARTVANTSRVLVSDIELLPSARLASSFMEMVHQRPPKHGVVFVVPVFEIESYEPPPDTKSELLAACRAGLAVYFHRFVCPHCQRFPGLTRWMVRSDPGRIRPLIVTKREYPHHRWEPVFIGTRDDPLYTEEMSWEGKQDKMAQMFEMCLLNYRLVVLDGAFLVHTPGIKRKTNKINTATQNFFRPHEKKNARIYQRVIKHLIKRYPVNRRCAQ from the exons ATGCGCAGCCTCGCTCGCAAGTTGCTGGTATGGCCGATGTTGCTGTTATCACTTTTGGTAACCGTCCGTCTTCTATTTGGCCGCGACTTTCGATTGCCAACGACGACGGTACTCTTTCGCGATGACGGTGGTATCTCAACGTTGGACGGCAGTCATACGAATTTGCAGCAAGATGCTGGTCCATCAGGATTGCCCGTCTTCGCGCCGGGCATGTACATGGCGGGTCGACAACCCCGCAACGAAAGTGCTTGCAGGTGGTACCACGGCTTGCCGGATATTCTGTCCTATCCATCATCCAGACTTAGGTGGAGTCCAGAAATCGGCGAAAAGAGTCCTTACAg GGTTCTGCCATTCGTGTTGCTTGGTGCCGTTGAAGTGACATACAGTTTGCCCCAAGTTACGCTCTCCACACATGCCACTGCTGATCAGGTTTACGGGATCGTGGAGCTGGCCAAACGGTGGGAGGGACCACTCAGCCTGGCGGTGTTCGCGCCAGGCCTCGATGCCGGCCTCGCTGTCGCTCAGCTTGATCGAGCCTGTCGTTGCGAGCCTGCCATGTACAAG GTTTCCGTCCACCTGGTATTTCCGGCCAGTCGACCGCCCGCCCTGAGCGCGATCGGCCGTACCCAGGGTGACTGCGCTGCATCTGATCTTCAGTTACGACCGGCCGAAACCGAAAGACGGAAAAGACAAATGACATATCCCGTCAACGTCGCTCGGAACGTGGCTAGAACAGTCGCAAATACATCCCGCGTGCTGGTATCGGATATCGAGCTGTTACCCAGTGCGCGGCTGGCCTCCAGCTTCATGGAGATGGTGCACCAGAGACCACCCAAGCATGGCGTAGTTTTCGTCGTACCTGTATTCGAGATAGAGTCCTATGAACCGCCGCCAGACACGAAAAGCGAGCTACTCGCCGCCTGCCGAGCTGGCCTGGCGGTGTATTTCCATAG ATTTGTTTGTCCGCATTGCCAGCGATTTCCTGGGTTAACTAGATGGATGGTCAGATCAGACCCAGGTAGAATCCGACCGCTTATCGTCACCAAAAGAGAATATCCACATCACAGGTGGGAACCAGTCTTTATTGGTACACGTGACGATCCACTCTACACAGAGGAGATGTCCTGGGAAGGCAAGCAGGACAAGATGGCTCAG atGTTCGAGATGTGTCTTCTAAATTATCGTCTGGTCGTGCTCGATGGTGCCTTTTTGGTGCATACTCCAGGAATCAAACGAAAAACGAACAAGATCAACACGGCTAcgcagaatttttttcggccgcatgaaaagaaaaatgccaGGATCTATCAACGTGTGATCAAACATTTAATCAAACGATATCCAGTCAACCGTAGATGCGCGCAATGA
- the LOC139105514 gene encoding uncharacterized protein isoform X1, which produces MDVPLFPRPPAIGGVATPLSGLSDVPNVVTLPRVPVSVSRVRGRYAVPPRSPLGTKKRHRVCRNLVHPRVKTAALVKDAARRRITEFRMRMTEHHPNEGDDDDDDDDDDVVVCGIDITDTPTTVSSGISPRLKNGIIRTKKWTKSVTVQTVEGLPLRLRVLPSLRDIEEDNGNSSEKFSRFWKYLRFLGRLSLSQFGLLWLLVMWTVAGAAAFCATEGPREREQVVSLKHMQKDLAVGLATELRQLRTEQNQDVEPLWSDKVRQYVSKHEELLLVAVSSGYGEGGNSGQLWTFPGCVLFAISLITTLGFGAPVPRTTAGRTVGVIFAAIGIPAHFLLILNFGLMVAFHLQRYALARSNVQLSNTEPSYARRMPRCIKILSFVGSVAYYILGVLCFGIARSRPLAASVLFPLDFTAAGGLSTTAGHVRILYGLYLEGAVTIAAIVVAILRVSATQSLTNIGLKYGLLTEAAFV; this is translated from the exons ATGGACGTACCCCTTTTTCCGCGGCCACCGGCTATCGGAGGTGTCGCGACACCCCTCAGTGGACTCAGTGACGTGCCGAACGTTGTAACGCTACCACGCGTCCCGGTATCTGTGTCGCGTGTACGTGGACGGTATGCCGTGCCCCCACGATCACCCTTGGGCACCAAGAAGCGGCATCGCGTTTGCAGGAACTTAGTTCACCCACGAGTCAAAACCGCGGCCCTCGTCAAGGATGCCGCACGTCGTCGCATCACTGAATTTCGTATGAGGATGACGGAGCATCACCCAAACGAAGgagatgacgacgacgacgacgacgacgacgacgttgtCGTTTGCGGCATTG atattacgGATACGCCGACCACGGTATCTTCAGGGATTTCGCCACGCTTGAAAAATGGCATAATTCGAACTAAAAAGTGGACCAAGTCTGTAACTGTACAAACCGTAGAAGGATTACCGTTGCGATTAAGAGTTTTGCCATCTCTCAGAGATATCGAGGAAGATAATGGAAATTCTTCAGAGAAATTCTCAAGGTTTTGGAAGTATCTGAGATTTCTAGGACGATTATCGTTATCGCAATTCG GTCTTCTGTGGCTACTTGTAATGTGGACGGTAGCAGGCGCGGCGGCGTTTTGTGCCACGGAAGGACCTCGTGAACGCGAACAAGTCGTATCCTTGAAACATATGCAGAAAGATTTAGCGGTTGGTTTGGCAACGGAGCTACGACAATTACGGACAGAGCAGAATCAAGACGTGGAACCACTGTGGAGTGACAAAGTTCGTCAGTATGTCAGCAAACATGAGGAACTCCTCTTGGTAGCTGTCAGTTCTGGTTACGGCGAAGGTGGTAATAGCGGACAATTGTGGACATTTCCCGGTTGTGTACTGTTCGCCATATCGTTAATCACCACATTAG gTTTTGGAGCACCAGTTCCGCGAACAACTGCTGGTCGCACAGTGGGAGTGATTTTCGCTGCTATTGGCATTCCCGCGCATTTTCTACTTATACTGAATTTTGGTCTCATGGTGGCTTTTCACCTACAAAGATATGCGCTCGCCAGATCAAATGTGCAACTGAGTAACACAGAACCCAGTTATGCTAGACGAATGCCAAGGTGTATCAAAATATTGTCGTTCGTTGGCTCAg TCGCTTATTATATTTTGGGGGTATTGTGCTTCGGTATAGCGCGATCAAGACCGCTTGCGGCAAGTGTATTATTTCCGTTGGACTTCACCGCGGCGGGCGGTCTTTCTACTACCGCTGGTCACGTCCGGATACTATATGGTCTGTATTTGGAAGGTGCTGTCACTATCGCGGCAATAGTGGTAGCTATTTTACGAGTATCAGCAACGCAAAGTCTTACAAATATTGGACTAAAGTACGGCCTATTGACTGAAGCTGcattcgtttaa
- the LOC139105514 gene encoding uncharacterized protein isoform X2, giving the protein MDVPLFPRPPAIGGVATPLSGLSDVPNVVTLPRVPVSVSRVRGRYAVPPRSPLGTKKRHRVCRNLVHPRVKTAALVKDAARRRITEFRMRMTEHHPNEGDDDDDDDDDDVVVCGIDITDTPTTVSSGISPRLKNGIIRTKKWTKSVTVQTVEGLPLRLRVLPSLRDIEEDNGNSSEKFSRFWKYLRFLGRLSLSQFGLLWLLVMWTVAGAAAFCATEGPREREQVVSLKHMQKDLAVGLATELRQLRTEQNQDVEPLWSDKVRQYVSKHEELLLVAVSSGYGEGGNSGQLWTFPGCVLFAISLITTLGFGAPVPRTTAGRTVGVIFAAIGIPAHFLLILNFGLMVAFHLQRYALARSNVQLSNTEPSYARRMPRCIKILSFVGSVAYYILGVLCFGIARSRPLAASVLFPLDFTAAGGLSTTAGHVRILYG; this is encoded by the exons ATGGACGTACCCCTTTTTCCGCGGCCACCGGCTATCGGAGGTGTCGCGACACCCCTCAGTGGACTCAGTGACGTGCCGAACGTTGTAACGCTACCACGCGTCCCGGTATCTGTGTCGCGTGTACGTGGACGGTATGCCGTGCCCCCACGATCACCCTTGGGCACCAAGAAGCGGCATCGCGTTTGCAGGAACTTAGTTCACCCACGAGTCAAAACCGCGGCCCTCGTCAAGGATGCCGCACGTCGTCGCATCACTGAATTTCGTATGAGGATGACGGAGCATCACCCAAACGAAGgagatgacgacgacgacgacgacgacgacgacgttgtCGTTTGCGGCATTG atattacgGATACGCCGACCACGGTATCTTCAGGGATTTCGCCACGCTTGAAAAATGGCATAATTCGAACTAAAAAGTGGACCAAGTCTGTAACTGTACAAACCGTAGAAGGATTACCGTTGCGATTAAGAGTTTTGCCATCTCTCAGAGATATCGAGGAAGATAATGGAAATTCTTCAGAGAAATTCTCAAGGTTTTGGAAGTATCTGAGATTTCTAGGACGATTATCGTTATCGCAATTCG GTCTTCTGTGGCTACTTGTAATGTGGACGGTAGCAGGCGCGGCGGCGTTTTGTGCCACGGAAGGACCTCGTGAACGCGAACAAGTCGTATCCTTGAAACATATGCAGAAAGATTTAGCGGTTGGTTTGGCAACGGAGCTACGACAATTACGGACAGAGCAGAATCAAGACGTGGAACCACTGTGGAGTGACAAAGTTCGTCAGTATGTCAGCAAACATGAGGAACTCCTCTTGGTAGCTGTCAGTTCTGGTTACGGCGAAGGTGGTAATAGCGGACAATTGTGGACATTTCCCGGTTGTGTACTGTTCGCCATATCGTTAATCACCACATTAG gTTTTGGAGCACCAGTTCCGCGAACAACTGCTGGTCGCACAGTGGGAGTGATTTTCGCTGCTATTGGCATTCCCGCGCATTTTCTACTTATACTGAATTTTGGTCTCATGGTGGCTTTTCACCTACAAAGATATGCGCTCGCCAGATCAAATGTGCAACTGAGTAACACAGAACCCAGTTATGCTAGACGAATGCCAAGGTGTATCAAAATATTGTCGTTCGTTGGCTCAg TCGCTTATTATATTTTGGGGGTATTGTGCTTCGGTATAGCGCGATCAAGACCGCTTGCGGCAAGTGTATTATTTCCGTTGGACTTCACCGCGGCGGGCGGTCTTTCTACTACCGCTGGTCACGTCCGGATACTATATG gCTAG
- the LOC139105514 gene encoding uncharacterized protein isoform X3 translates to MDVPLFPRPPAIGGVATPLSGLSDVPNVVTLPRVPVSVSRVRGRYAVPPRSPLGTKKRHRVCRNLVHPRVKTAALVKDAARRRITEFRMRMTEHHPNEGDDDDDDDDDDVVVCGIDITDTPTTVSSGISPRLKNGIIRTKKWTKSVTVQTVEGLPLRLRVLPSLRDIEEDNGNSSEKFSRFWKYLRFLGRLSLSQFGLLWLLVMWTVAGAAAFCATEGPREREQVVSLKHMQKDLAVGLATELRQLRTEQNQDVEPLWSDKVRQYVSKHEELLLVAVSSGYGEGGNSGQLWTFPGCVLFAISLITTLGFGAPVPRTTAGRTVGVIFAAIGIPAHFLLILNFGLMVAFHLQRYALARSNVQLSNTEPSYARRMPRCIKILSFVGSG, encoded by the exons ATGGACGTACCCCTTTTTCCGCGGCCACCGGCTATCGGAGGTGTCGCGACACCCCTCAGTGGACTCAGTGACGTGCCGAACGTTGTAACGCTACCACGCGTCCCGGTATCTGTGTCGCGTGTACGTGGACGGTATGCCGTGCCCCCACGATCACCCTTGGGCACCAAGAAGCGGCATCGCGTTTGCAGGAACTTAGTTCACCCACGAGTCAAAACCGCGGCCCTCGTCAAGGATGCCGCACGTCGTCGCATCACTGAATTTCGTATGAGGATGACGGAGCATCACCCAAACGAAGgagatgacgacgacgacgacgacgacgacgacgttgtCGTTTGCGGCATTG atattacgGATACGCCGACCACGGTATCTTCAGGGATTTCGCCACGCTTGAAAAATGGCATAATTCGAACTAAAAAGTGGACCAAGTCTGTAACTGTACAAACCGTAGAAGGATTACCGTTGCGATTAAGAGTTTTGCCATCTCTCAGAGATATCGAGGAAGATAATGGAAATTCTTCAGAGAAATTCTCAAGGTTTTGGAAGTATCTGAGATTTCTAGGACGATTATCGTTATCGCAATTCG GTCTTCTGTGGCTACTTGTAATGTGGACGGTAGCAGGCGCGGCGGCGTTTTGTGCCACGGAAGGACCTCGTGAACGCGAACAAGTCGTATCCTTGAAACATATGCAGAAAGATTTAGCGGTTGGTTTGGCAACGGAGCTACGACAATTACGGACAGAGCAGAATCAAGACGTGGAACCACTGTGGAGTGACAAAGTTCGTCAGTATGTCAGCAAACATGAGGAACTCCTCTTGGTAGCTGTCAGTTCTGGTTACGGCGAAGGTGGTAATAGCGGACAATTGTGGACATTTCCCGGTTGTGTACTGTTCGCCATATCGTTAATCACCACATTAG gTTTTGGAGCACCAGTTCCGCGAACAACTGCTGGTCGCACAGTGGGAGTGATTTTCGCTGCTATTGGCATTCCCGCGCATTTTCTACTTATACTGAATTTTGGTCTCATGGTGGCTTTTCACCTACAAAGATATGCGCTCGCCAGATCAAATGTGCAACTGAGTAACACAGAACCCAGTTATGCTAGACGAATGCCAAGGTGTATCAAAATATTGTCGTTCGTTGGCTCAg gCTAG